The Halalkalicoccus sp. NIPERK01 region CCACGGGGTAGTAGTCACCGATTGCCATACCCGAACCCGCGAGCCGAGGGGTAAAAACGTTCGTCATCCGGCGGCGAGGCCGATACGCTCTTTTCCCCGGGCGCTGAAGCGGGGACAAGAATGCTCGACCGTTCGATTCTCCGCGAGGACCCCGAAAAAGTGCGCTGGGCGCTCGACGTCAAGGGCGTCGACGTCGACTTAGAGGCGGTCCTCGCGGTCGACGAGGAGTGGCGCGAACTGAAGGCCGAGGGCGATTCGCTTCGTCACGAACGAAACGAGGTGAGCAGGACGATCGGCGAACTCAAACAGGAGGGGAAGGAGGAGGAAGCACAGGCGGCCATCGAGCGGTCGAGCGAGCTGAAAGCCGAGATCGAGCGCGTCGAGGAGCGCGCCGACGAACTCGAGTCGGAACTCGAACGCCACCTCCTCGAACTCCCGAACGTCCCACAGGAGGAGGTCCCCGTCGGCGAGGACGAGTCGGACAACGTCGAGGTCCGACGCGAGGGGTTCGACGCGATCCACGACCTGCCCGAGGACCTCGTCCCCCACTACGAACTCGGCGAGCGCCTGGAGATCATCGACGAGGAGCGCGCGACGAAGGTCTCGGGGAGCGGCTTTTACTTCCTCAAGGGCGACGGCGCGCGACTCGAACACGCGCTGATCCAGTTCATGCTCGCCGTGCACCGCGAGCAGGGCTACGTCGACGTGATGCCGCCGATCCCGGTCAACAGCGAGTCGATGACCGGCACCGGCCAACTCCCGAAGTTCGCCGAGGACGCCTACCGGCTGGAAAACGAGGACCTCTGGCTCTGTCCGACCGCCGAGGTACCGGTCACGAACATGTACCGCGACGAGATCCTGCTGAAGGAGGACCTCCCGCTCAAACACCAGGCGTACACCCCGAACTTCCGCCGCGAGGCCGGCGAACACGGCACCCAGACCCGGGGAATCGTCCGGGTCCACCAGTTCAACAAGGTGGAACTCGTCAATTTCGTCGAACCCGACGAGAGCGACGAACGATTGGAGGAACTCGTCGGCGAGGCCGAGGAGGTCCTCCGGCGCCTCGGGCTTCCCTACCGGATCCTCGAGATGTGTACCGGCGACATGGGCTTCTCGCAGGCCCGCAAGTACGACATCGAGGTGTGGGCACCGGGCGACGACATGGACGACGGCCCCGAGGAGGGCGGGCGCTGGCTCGAGGTCTCCTCGGCCTCGAACTTCGAGGCGTTCCAGGCCCGCCGGGCCGGCCTTCGGTACCGGCCCGAGCGCCACGAGTCCGCCGAGTACCTCCACACGCTCAACGCCTCCGGGGTGGCGCTCCCGCGGGTGATGGTCGCCGTTCTGGAGTACTACCAGAACGCGGACGGGACCGTCACCGTGCCCGAGGAACTGCGCCCCTACATGGGCGGCCAGGAGGTCATCGAGGGCCACGACCCGGTCGGCGAGAGCGCGCTGGGCGCGGGCGAGCGCGAGTAGCTATTCGACGTAGTGGGGGACTACGGTCAGGCCGAACGCGTCGAAATCGCCATCGTAGGTGTAGACGTGGTGGATCCCGAGCGCGTCGGCGTGAGCGGCGATGACGTGATCGGTGAACGAGATCTCGCCGTGGTCGTCGTAGCGCTCGAACCGCGAGACCGCGTCGTCGAAGACGTCGTCCGTGACCCGGCGCAGACGAATCGCGTCGCTCGAATACAGGAGCGTCAGGGCGTCCGTCGCGACCGCGTGTGAGGTGTAGCGCCGGAGGCGCGTCACCGCCT contains the following coding sequences:
- the serS gene encoding serine--tRNA ligase, whose protein sequence is MLDRSILREDPEKVRWALDVKGVDVDLEAVLAVDEEWRELKAEGDSLRHERNEVSRTIGELKQEGKEEEAQAAIERSSELKAEIERVEERADELESELERHLLELPNVPQEEVPVGEDESDNVEVRREGFDAIHDLPEDLVPHYELGERLEIIDEERATKVSGSGFYFLKGDGARLEHALIQFMLAVHREQGYVDVMPPIPVNSESMTGTGQLPKFAEDAYRLENEDLWLCPTAEVPVTNMYRDEILLKEDLPLKHQAYTPNFRREAGEHGTQTRGIVRVHQFNKVELVNFVEPDESDERLEELVGEAEEVLRRLGLPYRILEMCTGDMGFSQARKYDIEVWAPGDDMDDGPEEGGRWLEVSSASNFEAFQARRAGLRYRPERHESAEYLHTLNASGVALPRVMVAVLEYYQNADGTVTVPEELRPYMGGQEVIEGHDPVGESALGAGERE
- a CDS encoding type II toxin-antitoxin system VapC family toxin → MTTLDDRFRPDGRGAAALFLDSSAIYAYFYPRDELHDDARSAFEAIRTGELPYRPLYTNDYVLDEAVTRLRRYTSHAVATDALTLLYSSDAIRLRRVTDDVFDDAVSRFERYDDHGEISFTDHVIAAHADALGIHHVYTYDGDFDAFGLTVVPHYVE